A single region of the Mechercharimyces sp. CAU 1602 genome encodes:
- the spoVS gene encoding stage V sporulation protein SpoVS, which translates to MEVLKVSAKSSPNSVAGALAGVLRERGQAEMQAIGAGALNQAVKAVAIARGFVAPSGIDLICIPAFTDIIIDGEERTAIKLIVEPR; encoded by the coding sequence ATGGAAGTATTAAAAGTTTCAGCAAAGTCTAGTCCGAATTCTGTTGCTGGTGCACTGGCGGGCGTGTTGCGCGAACGCGGGCAAGCGGAAATGCAAGCGATCGGAGCAGGTGCACTCAATCAAGCAGTGAAGGCAGTTGCGATCGCTCGAGGATTTGTAGCTCCAAGTGGGATCGACCTTATTTGTATCCCGGCATTTACGGATATTATCATCGATGGTGAAGAACGTACGGCCATTAAGTTGATTGTTGAGCCACGGTAA
- a CDS encoding TIGR00282 family metallophosphoesterase, which produces MRVLMFGDIVGDPGRKALLQYLPLLKRSYQPNLILANGENAAQGRGITRPIVRELLHAGVHGITMGNHTWDRYEIFDFIDTEPKMVRPANYPEGTPGQGVMKVKAGQSELYVINLMGRTFLSQLDCPFRTVDKLLEGLNPDIPVWVDFHAETTSEKMAMGWYLAGRVATVVGTHTHVQTADERILAGTTAFLTDVGMTGPYDSILGMDREIIQKKFLTHLPIRMEVASGREQVNAVVVDMERTGQRATRIARIRIDEDTPFMDR; this is translated from the coding sequence ATGCGTGTATTAATGTTTGGAGATATTGTAGGTGATCCGGGGAGAAAGGCGCTTTTGCAGTACTTGCCGCTTTTAAAGCGATCATATCAACCGAACCTGATTTTGGCGAATGGGGAGAATGCTGCTCAGGGTAGAGGTATTACACGCCCCATCGTGCGCGAGCTACTACATGCTGGCGTCCATGGCATTACGATGGGGAATCATACGTGGGATCGTTATGAGATCTTTGATTTTATTGACACCGAACCGAAGATGGTTCGTCCAGCTAACTATCCTGAGGGAACCCCAGGTCAAGGGGTGATGAAAGTAAAAGCGGGGCAGAGTGAATTATATGTCATCAACCTAATGGGACGGACGTTTTTATCGCAATTGGATTGTCCCTTTCGTACAGTGGACAAGTTATTGGAGGGTTTGAACCCTGATATTCCTGTATGGGTAGATTTTCACGCTGAGACGACTTCTGAAAAAATGGCGATGGGATGGTATTTAGCTGGTCGGGTAGCGACTGTGGTAGGGACACATACACATGTGCAAACAGCAGATGAACGTATTTTGGCAGGTACCACTGCTTTTTTAACTGATGTCGGGATGACAGGCCCTTATGATAGTATTTTAGGAATGGATCGAGAGATTATTCAGAAGAAGTTCCTCACGCACTTACCCATTCGTATGGAAGTAGCGAGTGGAAGAGAGCAAGTTAATGCTGTCGTGGTGGATATGGAACGGACCGGACAACGTGCGACCCGAATTGCACGGATACGAATCGATGAAGACACACCTTTTATGGATAGATAA
- a CDS encoding helix-turn-helix transcriptional regulator: MDGLHTKEMGEILRRIRKEKGLRLEDIADQNISPATVSNIERGVPHVLPGKVQYLLERLGTNESEIIRLRSGIREKLNKIELDMLAIESFCDIGEIDEAMYKLNKYENLDNEHPLAGVAVYLKGKCLIAKGAWKSARRALNTSIKLSAKYPAENIESCSYCLLGVIAYFTNELEEAISVTDKGIKAFVNEGKRSQVLDVLIVNKITFLDKLNRLGEAMALTEEIWCKKEEIKKPDTLLHLYQLKVNILRKMDHHSLAIEIGMEGLNRAGMTTEYRRILELWDAIGAVYLKMNELDNAEVALEFAMKIEKRVRKRNYIYISTLTKYGIMKMRKGEVKKSEQILSEAISLGEKLQAEVFLLDALIYMGDIKILLDKHTEAINYFKRALQLSKNQKIKHKQEYVLSRMMHFPDHLNSLEHQEYLSDLHELQQININVY, encoded by the coding sequence ATGGACGGATTACATACAAAAGAGATGGGTGAAATTTTACGTCGCATTCGAAAGGAAAAAGGCCTTCGCTTAGAGGATATTGCAGACCAAAACATCTCCCCGGCTACTGTAAGCAATATTGAGCGTGGAGTTCCACACGTATTGCCTGGGAAGGTTCAGTACCTTTTAGAACGTCTGGGTACGAATGAATCGGAGATTATCAGACTTCGATCTGGTATTAGAGAAAAACTAAACAAGATAGAACTCGATATGTTAGCGATCGAATCTTTTTGTGATATTGGTGAGATAGATGAAGCGATGTACAAATTAAATAAATACGAAAATTTAGATAATGAACACCCGTTAGCCGGAGTGGCTGTTTATCTTAAGGGGAAGTGCTTGATAGCGAAGGGTGCGTGGAAATCGGCGAGAAGAGCACTAAATACCTCTATAAAACTATCTGCAAAATATCCGGCTGAAAATATCGAATCATGTTCGTATTGTTTATTGGGTGTGATTGCTTATTTTACGAATGAATTAGAAGAAGCCATAAGTGTTACTGATAAAGGGATAAAAGCTTTTGTTAATGAGGGAAAGAGGAGCCAAGTTCTTGATGTCTTAATCGTTAATAAAATTACATTTCTTGATAAGCTTAACCGGTTAGGTGAAGCAATGGCTTTAACTGAAGAGATATGGTGTAAGAAGGAAGAGATAAAGAAGCCAGATACTTTACTTCATTTATACCAATTGAAAGTTAACATATTAAGAAAAATGGATCATCACAGTCTTGCTATCGAGATAGGAATGGAAGGACTGAACAGGGCTGGGATGACAACGGAGTACCGTCGTATTTTAGAATTATGGGATGCTATAGGGGCAGTATATCTTAAGATGAATGAGCTTGATAATGCCGAGGTTGCGTTAGAATTTGCTATGAAAATCGAAAAGAGAGTTAGAAAGAGAAACTATATTTATATATCTACACTTACTAAGTACGGGATTATGAAAATGAGGAAAGGTGAAGTAAAAAAAAGTGAACAGATTCTCAGTGAAGCGATATCACTAGGTGAAAAGTTACAGGCAGAAGTTTTCTTGCTGGATGCACTTATATATATGGGGGACATAAAAATCTTATTAGATAAGCATACTGAAGCTATTAATTACTTCAAAAGAGCATTGCAACTGTCGAAAAATCAGAAAATAAAGCATAAGCAAGAATATGTTTTAAGTAGAATGATGCATTTTCCAGATCATTTAAATAGTTTGGAGCATCAAGAGTATTTATCGGATTTACATGAGTTACAACAAATAAATATAAATGTTTATTGA
- a CDS encoding helix-turn-helix domain-containing protein, protein MKGLHTKELGELLRRIRKEKSLRLEDIADQNISPATISNIERGVPHVLSGKIEYLMEKLGTDEDEVKRLKAGVAEELKQLELDLLAIESFCDVGEIEEAIEKLNKYDSMSTEHPFAAIVYFLRGKCYVSKGEWEKAKREISSAIRLSGNCHTENIEASSYCLLGIISFFTNELNQAIQFTDKGIQTFVPEGKRSQLLDVLIINKISYLENLNRVGEAFTLVSEIWERKEEIRKPELLLHLYQQRVTLLRKTDHYEEAIEIGTEGLERARMTSEYIRILDLWDAMGSVYLRMDDLENAEVCLDFAVKLKKKINTRHHLYIATLTRCGILYMRKGELERAHLFLEDAIVQGRELKADVYLIDALTIMGDLKVRLGNNNEAILYYQEAIQIAEKCGLKKKKHAILYRLANSYQHVDQKVFQHLLSNMFEVYREMREDGLIRDII, encoded by the coding sequence ATGAAAGGTTTACACACGAAAGAATTAGGAGAGTTGCTTCGCAGAATTAGAAAAGAAAAAAGTCTTCGCCTAGAAGATATAGCTGATCAAAATATCTCCCCGGCAACAATTAGCAATATCGAACGAGGAGTTCCACATGTCCTCTCGGGTAAAATAGAGTATCTTATGGAGAAATTAGGTACAGATGAAGATGAGGTGAAGAGACTCAAAGCGGGTGTAGCGGAAGAGCTGAAACAGCTTGAACTAGATTTACTTGCGATCGAATCATTTTGCGATGTGGGGGAGATAGAAGAAGCTATTGAAAAATTAAATAAATATGATAGTATGAGCACAGAGCATCCTTTTGCAGCTATTGTATATTTCTTGAGAGGGAAATGTTATGTAAGCAAAGGTGAATGGGAAAAAGCTAAAAGAGAAATATCGAGTGCTATTAGACTATCAGGGAATTGCCACACTGAAAATATAGAGGCGTCATCGTATTGTCTTCTTGGAATTATTTCCTTTTTTACGAATGAATTAAACCAGGCAATTCAATTTACAGATAAAGGTATACAGACTTTTGTACCAGAAGGAAAGAGAAGCCAACTCTTGGATGTCCTAATTATTAATAAGATTTCTTATCTTGAAAATCTAAATCGTGTTGGAGAAGCATTTACATTGGTGAGCGAGATTTGGGAGAGAAAAGAAGAGATAAGAAAGCCTGAGCTTCTTTTGCATTTATACCAACAAAGGGTTACTCTTCTAAGAAAGACAGATCATTATGAGGAAGCTATCGAGATAGGAACGGAGGGACTTGAACGTGCTAGAATGACCAGTGAATATATCCGGATTTTAGATTTGTGGGATGCAATGGGATCTGTATATTTGCGGATGGATGATTTAGAGAATGCAGAGGTTTGTTTAGACTTTGCTGTAAAACTAAAAAAGAAAATCAATACTAGACATCACCTATACATTGCAACATTAACTAGGTGTGGGATTTTGTATATGAGAAAGGGGGAACTTGAAAGGGCCCATTTATTCTTAGAGGACGCTATTGTACAGGGACGAGAATTAAAGGCGGATGTGTATTTGATAGATGCTCTTACGATAATGGGAGATTTAAAAGTTAGGTTAGGGAACAATAATGAAGCTATCTTGTATTATCAGGAAGCTATACAGATAGCGGAGAAGTGCGGTCTTAAGAAAAAAAAGCATGCTATTCTATATAGGCTAGCTAATTCTTATCAACATGTGGATCAGAAGGTATTTCAACACCTACTATCGAATATGTTTGAGGTATACAGAGAAATGAGAGAGGATGGATTAATCCGTGACATCATTTAA
- a CDS encoding glycine C-acetyltransferase — translation MKRDLAADFSYLAKEIEEWKLEGIFRPLTELESEQGAKVTIKGKEVIQLSSNNYLGLTTHPRLQKAAIAAVEQYGAGTGSVRTIAGTFSMHERFEEKLAQFKHTEAALVFQSGFTANVGVLATILTKEDVVISDELNHASIIDGIRLTKAGRRIYKHADMEDLEKALQESQSARKRLVVTDGVFSMDGDIAPLEQIVELAEKYDAIVMVDDAHASGVLGKNGRGTVDHFNLHGRVHIQVGTLSKAVGVLGGYVACPQVMRDYMVQRARPFLFSTSHPPAVTAACHAAIEVLEEEPELVDKLWSNTRFFKQGLEKLGFNTGKSDTPITPVIVGEGSLASRFSDELFSAGVYAQAIVFPTVAKDAARVRTIVTAQHTEAELEEALAIFSEVGKRLGII, via the coding sequence ATGAAACGTGATCTTGCAGCAGATTTTTCTTACCTGGCGAAAGAGATTGAGGAGTGGAAACTAGAAGGGATTTTTCGTCCACTGACGGAACTGGAGTCGGAACAAGGAGCGAAGGTGACGATTAAAGGTAAGGAAGTAATTCAGTTATCATCTAATAACTATCTCGGACTTACCACACACCCACGCTTACAAAAAGCGGCGATAGCTGCTGTAGAGCAATACGGTGCAGGAACAGGTTCAGTCCGCACCATTGCGGGTACTTTTTCAATGCATGAACGCTTTGAAGAGAAGTTGGCACAATTTAAACATACCGAAGCTGCACTTGTCTTCCAGTCTGGTTTTACCGCTAATGTAGGGGTGTTAGCTACGATCCTTACTAAGGAGGATGTTGTAATCAGCGATGAATTAAACCATGCCAGCATTATTGATGGCATTCGTCTTACGAAAGCGGGTCGTCGTATCTACAAACATGCGGATATGGAGGATTTAGAAAAAGCTCTGCAAGAATCTCAATCCGCACGAAAGCGCTTAGTTGTAACCGATGGCGTGTTTAGTATGGATGGGGATATCGCTCCGCTCGAACAGATTGTGGAATTAGCTGAAAAGTATGATGCGATCGTCATGGTGGACGATGCTCACGCAAGTGGTGTTCTTGGTAAAAATGGGCGTGGTACCGTTGATCACTTTAATCTGCACGGCCGGGTACATATTCAAGTAGGTACCCTTTCCAAAGCGGTAGGTGTGTTAGGCGGATATGTTGCTTGTCCTCAAGTAATGAGGGATTATATGGTGCAACGGGCACGTCCGTTTCTCTTCAGTACCTCCCATCCGCCAGCCGTTACAGCGGCTTGCCATGCAGCGATTGAAGTATTGGAAGAGGAACCAGAGCTGGTCGATAAATTGTGGTCAAATACACGCTTTTTTAAGCAAGGTTTAGAAAAGCTTGGCTTTAACACAGGTAAGAGCGATACCCCGATCACACCGGTGATTGTCGGTGAAGGCTCACTCGCTTCCCGTTTTTCGGATGAATTATTTAGCGCGGGTGTATATGCACAAGCCATTGTTTTCCCTACGGTAGCTAAAGACGCCGCTCGTGTTCGTACCATTGTGACGGCCCAACATACCGAAGCAGAGCTGGAAGAGGCGCTCGCTATATTTTCTGAGGTAGGAAAGAGATTGGGGATTATCTAG
- a CDS encoding 2-oxoacid:ferredoxin oxidoreductase subunit beta, giving the protein MATFKDFRNKVKPNWCPGCGDFSVLAALQRALASVGTEPEEVALVSGIGCSGRISGYTHSYGFHGIHGRSLPIAQGLKLANRDLTVIAAGGDGDGFAIGLNHTMHAIRRNINITYIVMDNQVYGLTKGQTSPRSAVGFKTKSSPQGTIESALNPMEMALSAGATFLAQGFSSDLKQMTRIIEEGIRHEGFSLINVFSPCVTYNKVNTYEWFKTNLSNLDEEEAYDASNRLHAMQKLMEHEGWLTGIIYQNKEQPPYEQLVRGFAEKPLAHLDVRLEKEKFEELMMEFA; this is encoded by the coding sequence ATGGCCACGTTTAAGGATTTTCGTAATAAAGTAAAGCCGAATTGGTGTCCAGGCTGTGGCGACTTCTCGGTGTTAGCGGCCCTCCAGCGTGCTCTCGCTAGCGTAGGAACGGAACCAGAGGAAGTGGCACTTGTTTCTGGAATTGGCTGTTCGGGTCGTATCTCCGGCTACACACATTCTTACGGATTTCATGGTATTCATGGTCGCTCACTCCCGATAGCACAAGGGTTAAAGTTAGCTAACCGCGACCTTACCGTTATTGCTGCTGGCGGGGATGGAGATGGGTTTGCTATTGGACTTAACCATACGATGCATGCGATTCGCCGCAACATCAACATCACGTATATTGTTATGGATAACCAAGTATACGGATTGACGAAAGGACAAACCTCGCCACGTAGTGCGGTCGGGTTTAAGACGAAGAGTTCACCTCAAGGGACGATCGAATCAGCACTTAATCCAATGGAGATGGCGCTGTCCGCGGGAGCAACGTTTTTAGCGCAAGGATTTTCTAGTGATTTGAAACAGATGACCCGTATTATTGAAGAGGGGATTCGCCATGAGGGCTTTTCCCTTATTAATGTGTTTAGTCCTTGTGTAACTTATAATAAAGTAAATACGTATGAATGGTTTAAAACAAACCTATCTAATTTAGATGAAGAAGAGGCTTATGATGCTAGTAATCGTTTACATGCAATGCAAAAGTTGATGGAGCATGAGGGCTGGTTGACCGGGATCATTTATCAAAATAAAGAACAACCACCATATGAACAATTGGTGCGAGGATTTGCAGAGAAACCGTTAGCGCATCTTGATGTCCGCTTGGAAAAAGAGAAGTTTGAGGAACTAATGATGGAGTTTGCCTAA
- the tdh gene encoding L-threonine 3-dehydrogenase gives MDGQMKALMKHHAGRGAKLVNVPIPGIGPHDVLIRVKATSICGTDVHIYQWDDWAKSRVKPPYVFGHEFSGEVVEVGSGVSRVKVGDHVSCETHIVCGKCPACRKGEAHVCYNTEIIGVDRAGCFAEYVAMPEDNLWINSKEVPHEYASIMEPMGNAVHTALSGPIVGKDVAVIGCGPIGLIAVSVAQAAGARRVFALDINPYRLELAQSIGASSTIHSGEVDAVAEIRSHTSGYGVDVVLEMSGHPHAIQQGFSMVAPGGRVSMLGLPTRSVELDIANDVVFKGITVHGIVGRRMYETWEQTAGLLESGKVEVEKIITHRFSLEEFEKGFDLMMRGESGKVVLFP, from the coding sequence ATGGATGGACAAATGAAAGCGCTTATGAAGCATCATGCGGGCAGAGGGGCGAAGTTAGTAAACGTACCGATTCCAGGGATTGGGCCTCATGATGTTCTTATTCGGGTTAAAGCAACAAGTATTTGCGGCACTGATGTTCATATATATCAATGGGACGATTGGGCAAAGAGTCGAGTAAAGCCCCCTTATGTGTTTGGGCATGAGTTTTCTGGTGAAGTGGTTGAAGTAGGAAGCGGTGTTTCGCGTGTGAAAGTGGGAGATCATGTATCGTGTGAAACTCACATCGTGTGTGGTAAATGCCCTGCTTGTCGTAAGGGAGAAGCCCATGTTTGCTATAATACAGAAATTATCGGGGTAGATCGGGCAGGCTGTTTTGCTGAGTATGTTGCCATGCCAGAGGATAATTTGTGGATTAATAGCAAAGAAGTACCTCATGAATATGCCTCTATTATGGAGCCGATGGGCAATGCAGTGCACACGGCATTATCAGGTCCAATAGTGGGAAAAGATGTAGCTGTAATCGGATGTGGCCCTATTGGATTGATCGCTGTTTCGGTAGCACAAGCGGCGGGCGCTAGGCGTGTGTTTGCTCTCGATATTAATCCATATCGCCTTGAACTGGCACAATCGATAGGGGCGAGTAGTACGATTCATTCCGGGGAAGTAGATGCTGTAGCAGAGATTCGCAGTCATACATCTGGCTATGGAGTGGACGTAGTATTAGAAATGTCAGGCCATCCACATGCAATTCAGCAAGGGTTTTCTATGGTGGCACCTGGTGGTCGTGTCTCTATGCTTGGCTTACCTACCCGTTCGGTTGAATTGGATATTGCTAATGATGTGGTGTTTAAGGGAATTACCGTGCATGGTATTGTGGGTCGGCGTATGTATGAAACTTGGGAACAGACAGCGGGATTGCTGGAGTCGGGAAAAGTAGAAGTAGAAAAGATTATTACTCATCGTTTTTCGTTAGAGGAGTTTGAGAAGGGCTTTGATCTGATGATGCGGGGAGAGTCCGGGAAAGTCGTCTTGTTTCCATGA
- a CDS encoding 2-oxoacid:acceptor oxidoreductase subunit alpha: MIQQLSWKVGGQQGEGIDSTGEIFCLALNRMGYYLYGYRHFSSRIKGGHSNTKIRISTRPIRAISDELDILVAFDQETIDVNAAELRAGGVVLADEKWNPSLPEGVTAELITLPFAEIAKEIGMAQMKNMVAVGASSRLLGLSIDAFNDVIEEKFSRKGKEIVQSNMDAIARGADYISKSLNNKKPKYELVPADGKKRLYMIGNDAIALGAIAAGARLMAAYPITPSSEIMEYLIKKLPQFGGTVVQTEDEIAAISMVIGSNYGGVRSLTASAGPGLSLMTEAIGLSGMTETPAVIVNTQRGGPSTGLPTKQEQSDINAMIYSTHGEIPKIVIAPSTVEECFYDTVEAFNLADQFQCPVIILSDLALSLGKQTVEPLDYKRIQIDRGKMISDESQLTELPTAELFPRYQNTEDGISPRVIPGTKKGLFHVTGVEHDKVGRPSESPLNRAEMMEKRLRKLQHGIPFTQPVMVDADHDDADLLIVGICSTRGTIQEAKERLEQDDMAINHIHIRQLLPFPTAEVKRQLERAKKVLVVENNATGQLRALIAQHCGYHDKLIHFGKYDGNPFLPAEIYTQCKELMVHGHV, encoded by the coding sequence ATGATCCAGCAGCTTTCGTGGAAAGTGGGCGGTCAGCAAGGTGAAGGAATTGATAGTACGGGAGAAATATTTTGCCTCGCTTTAAATCGCATGGGGTATTATTTGTATGGATATCGTCATTTTTCCTCACGTATTAAAGGAGGGCACTCCAATACTAAGATTCGTATCAGTACTCGCCCTATTCGAGCGATATCCGATGAGTTAGATATATTGGTGGCATTTGATCAGGAAACGATTGATGTAAATGCTGCCGAATTGAGAGCAGGCGGGGTGGTGCTCGCAGATGAAAAGTGGAACCCCAGCCTTCCAGAAGGAGTTACAGCTGAGCTGATTACGTTGCCGTTTGCGGAGATTGCAAAAGAGATCGGAATGGCTCAGATGAAAAATATGGTGGCTGTGGGAGCATCGAGCCGCTTACTCGGCCTTTCGATTGATGCGTTTAACGATGTGATTGAAGAGAAATTCTCCCGCAAAGGAAAAGAGATCGTGCAAAGTAATATGGATGCGATTGCACGCGGAGCGGATTATATAAGCAAATCACTGAATAATAAAAAACCGAAATATGAATTGGTTCCGGCAGATGGGAAGAAGCGCCTATATATGATAGGAAATGATGCGATTGCTTTAGGAGCGATAGCAGCGGGGGCGCGCTTGATGGCAGCGTATCCGATTACTCCGTCTTCTGAAATAATGGAGTATTTGATAAAGAAACTTCCGCAGTTTGGGGGGACGGTTGTACAGACCGAGGATGAGATTGCTGCGATTTCTATGGTGATCGGCTCTAATTACGGGGGTGTTCGCTCACTGACGGCATCGGCAGGTCCAGGGTTATCATTAATGACAGAAGCGATCGGTTTATCTGGGATGACGGAGACCCCAGCAGTTATTGTAAATACCCAGCGAGGTGGCCCCAGTACAGGTCTACCGACAAAACAAGAACAAAGCGATATCAATGCCATGATATACAGTACGCATGGGGAGATCCCTAAGATTGTGATTGCACCTAGTACAGTGGAAGAATGCTTCTATGATACGGTGGAAGCTTTTAATCTGGCGGATCAGTTTCAATGTCCAGTAATTATTCTTTCAGACCTTGCGCTTTCGCTGGGTAAACAAACGGTAGAGCCTCTTGACTATAAGCGGATTCAAATCGATCGCGGTAAAATGATTAGCGATGAGAGTCAATTGACAGAACTACCGACTGCGGAGCTGTTTCCACGCTATCAAAATACAGAAGATGGGATTAGTCCTCGTGTCATTCCAGGTACAAAAAAAGGCTTGTTTCATGTGACCGGTGTGGAACACGATAAAGTTGGGCGTCCATCGGAAAGTCCGCTCAATCGGGCGGAAATGATGGAAAAGCGGTTACGTAAGTTACAACACGGAATTCCGTTTACACAACCGGTTATGGTGGACGCAGATCATGATGATGCTGATCTCCTCATCGTCGGTATCTGTTCGACACGGGGAACGATTCAAGAAGCAAAGGAACGGTTAGAGCAGGATGATATGGCAATCAATCATATTCACATCCGTCAACTTCTTCCTTTTCCAACCGCTGAAGTGAAAAGGCAGTTGGAGCGAGCGAAGAAAGTATTAGTTGTCGAAAACAATGCTACGGGACAATTGCGTGCACTTATTGCACAACATTGCGGTTATCATGATAAATTGATTCACTTTGGTAAGTATGACGGCAATCCCTTCCTGCCAGCTGAAATTTATACCCAATGCAAGGAGCTGATGGTTCATGGCCACGTTTAA
- a CDS encoding dipeptidase, with protein MVWIDGHCDVLSKMWRAGEKLSFYEEREERMDVMLDSARMAPLKLQVFAIYIPEAVSASALWEVALQQVDIFYERIIGEGKEVRAIATVSDLDGLQSPLLGAILALEGADALQGELYRLRTLYRLGVRQMGLTWNYANEVADGALEERGGGLTAFGRQVVEEMESLQMILDVSHLSEKAFWDVLEVRNELPVIASHSNCYTLCPHVRNLRDTQIEALIKVNGVMGLTFVPPFVDVEKRPLMIDDLLRHVDHICRLGGENHLAFGSDFDGYPELIYGLEHAGKLAVLAEELLRRYPSSLVEGWMYKNWENLYRRTL; from the coding sequence GTGGTCTGGATTGATGGGCACTGCGATGTGCTAAGTAAAATGTGGCGAGCAGGAGAGAAGCTCTCCTTCTATGAGGAACGTGAAGAGCGGATGGATGTGATGCTGGACTCAGCTAGGATGGCTCCGCTTAAGCTACAGGTATTTGCTATCTATATACCTGAAGCGGTAAGTGCCAGTGCATTGTGGGAAGTTGCACTACAACAAGTCGATATTTTTTATGAACGGATTATAGGTGAGGGTAAAGAGGTGCGTGCGATCGCAACAGTCTCTGATTTGGATGGATTACAATCACCCCTATTGGGCGCCATCTTAGCCTTAGAAGGAGCAGATGCGCTACAAGGGGAATTATACCGCCTGCGTACATTATATCGTCTGGGAGTCCGACAGATGGGCTTGACCTGGAATTATGCAAATGAGGTGGCAGATGGAGCGTTGGAGGAGAGGGGTGGAGGGTTAACTGCTTTTGGTCGACAAGTCGTAGAAGAGATGGAGTCATTACAGATGATTCTTGATGTCTCACATCTGTCTGAAAAAGCTTTTTGGGATGTGCTAGAGGTTAGAAATGAGCTTCCTGTCATTGCTTCACACTCCAACTGTTATACTTTGTGTCCACACGTTCGTAATTTACGAGATACTCAGATCGAAGCGTTGATCAAGGTGAATGGTGTGATGGGACTTACATTTGTGCCCCCGTTTGTCGACGTGGAAAAAAGACCGCTCATGATAGATGATCTGCTTCGCCATGTGGATCATATTTGTCGTTTGGGTGGGGAGAATCACCTAGCATTTGGATCAGATTTTGATGGTTACCCAGAACTTATATATGGGTTGGAGCATGCGGGTAAGCTTGCAGTATTAGCGGAGGAGCTGCTGCGTCGATACCCTTCCTCACTAGTAGAAGGATGGATGTATAAAAATTGGGAGAATCTTTACCGTCGCACCTTATGA